One region of Bdellovibrio bacteriovorus genomic DNA includes:
- the mutT gene encoding 8-oxo-dGTP diphosphatase MutT, with the protein MTDDSAIETKPKKSKIRKGHWIPVVAGFLRKDGKILVGQRPENNSLAGQWEFPGGKIENGETPEDALSRELNEELGIEAEVGELKLACTHSYGDVGILILFYEILYWKGEPRAKHHMMLEWIHPEELKHRNIPEANRKILHKIYKALGLEWRK; encoded by the coding sequence ATGACGGACGATAGCGCTATCGAAACTAAACCCAAAAAATCCAAGATCCGCAAAGGTCATTGGATTCCTGTAGTCGCGGGTTTTTTGCGTAAAGATGGCAAAATCTTGGTCGGTCAACGTCCCGAAAATAACTCCTTGGCTGGTCAGTGGGAATTCCCTGGTGGCAAAATCGAAAATGGTGAGACACCGGAAGACGCTCTTTCGCGCGAGCTCAATGAAGAATTGGGCATTGAAGCCGAAGTGGGCGAACTGAAACTTGCTTGTACACACTCTTATGGAGATGTAGGGATTCTCATATTATTTTATGAAATCCTATACTGGAAGGGCGAACCTCGGGCTAAGCACCATATGATGTTAGAGTGGATTCACCCCGAAGAGCTCAAACATCGCAACATTCCCGAGGCCAACCGCAAGATCCTGCACAAGATCTACAAAGCTTTAGGACTTGAATGGCGAAAATAA
- a CDS encoding tail fiber domain-containing protein, producing MEQQTVRKGLFFFALLFLSKAVATPTTLNYQGRILKSDGTPLEYNNVSFAFEITNVSGTCVYYREQRNAVNMQGSKGVFDIPIGEGTKLFPTTASYSLRDAFNNSVTHDCDGGTTYTPSLDEVRVLRVQFHDGAGWKAITPNNTIRSVPFANYSYSAAKLGDKLPSDFVLKTSVTSCLPGQYLTFDGASFACQNDAGGAGMVSDVNVTAPLTKGGTASIPVLGISVGTTAGTVAAGNDARFTDARPPTGSAGGDLGGAYPNPSVVKLQGVTVSSAAPTSGHFLKYDGSQWLSSAVAISDVTNLSSTLSTYMTTAAFNTAVGSGNCAAYQTPYWNSVSGSFQCQSINVSVAGDVSGSIGAVSVNKIKGVDVDTTGLTAGQVLKYDGTKWAPASDSNAGGTVTNIATGTGLNGGPITSTGTISLANTAVSAGSYTRANITVDAQGRLTAAANGAAVNLATDVTGTLPIANGGTGQTTAVAAFNALSPLTAKGDVVVNDGTNDIRLAVGTNGQVLSANSAQPSGLQWVTPTNGTVTNVTGTAPIVVATGSSTPAISITDASTSAKGAVQVGAGIAVSSGTISADPANFPSAVPVSKGGTGVTSLTANRLIASNGTGAALTTFSCAVGQLVSFDATGLMTCSSFTTGSVFLNGGNSFGAAATLGTNDAYNLAFETGNTERMTIKSDGNVGIGVTNPTANLHVSGASAVARVSASGLNEDATLQINNGAENTGFALTRSDTNNALQINYESPIGTVSKQAMSIASTGYVGIGTSTPTSGLTLVNNAVGDANDDINIQTYSDTNTPSLILTRYRGNATTPTPLALGNIGSLLVRGYNGSALMEAGSIRFAAEEAWNATTTTNNAALTFHSATDGSSTEKMRIASSGNVGIGLTAPLATLHVGGNIKLGPVNPANTGTLPNYGNFLYFHGGPAPATSDSDVTDPLWMARYNIAADQSELRVNFSDNNQVQDAFSVGYTSAGVFNQLLRVQGDGKVGIGDATPSFKLDVAGEIAARNGPGTVIYMGGDASADLEIGTTSTAQNSLVFYNRGGGYAMDIQARNITYAGSLNPSDRRLKKDIQPLHFSLEKILKVEGVSYYWKEPLQYSEGLQRGVIAQQVEEIYPDLVKTDKKGLKKVNYLGFISPMIEALKEFYALWYNDSQELHKELDEQKRKMASLEETNKKLEEQNKALEKRLQIIESKLGK from the coding sequence ATGGAACAGCAAACGGTACGTAAAGGATTGTTTTTCTTTGCGCTTTTGTTTTTATCAAAAGCGGTCGCGACGCCCACGACTTTGAATTATCAAGGTCGCATTCTTAAGTCTGACGGAACGCCGTTAGAATATAACAACGTGAGCTTTGCATTTGAAATCACGAATGTCTCTGGAACTTGTGTCTATTATCGTGAACAGCGTAATGCCGTGAATATGCAAGGTTCGAAGGGTGTCTTCGATATTCCTATCGGTGAAGGTACAAAACTTTTTCCAACAACAGCCAGTTATTCTTTAAGGGACGCTTTCAACAATTCCGTCACACATGATTGTGATGGCGGTACGACTTATACGCCTTCTTTAGATGAAGTGCGTGTCTTGCGCGTACAATTTCATGATGGCGCTGGCTGGAAGGCGATTACTCCCAACAACACGATTCGCTCCGTGCCTTTTGCGAACTATTCTTATTCCGCAGCGAAGCTCGGCGACAAGCTTCCTTCGGACTTCGTTTTAAAAACCAGTGTGACCTCGTGTCTGCCGGGACAGTACCTGACCTTTGATGGCGCCAGCTTCGCCTGTCAGAATGATGCCGGGGGAGCAGGCATGGTTTCTGACGTCAACGTCACCGCTCCGCTCACCAAAGGCGGAACGGCTTCGATTCCTGTGCTTGGTATTTCCGTGGGTACGACGGCAGGAACCGTCGCCGCCGGGAATGATGCGCGCTTCACAGATGCACGTCCTCCGACGGGGTCCGCAGGTGGAGATCTTGGTGGCGCTTATCCAAATCCTTCTGTCGTAAAACTTCAAGGCGTGACTGTTTCTTCTGCTGCGCCAACGTCAGGACATTTTTTAAAGTATGACGGCTCCCAGTGGTTGAGTTCCGCAGTGGCGATTTCAGATGTGACGAATTTGTCTTCGACGTTGAGCACGTATATGACGACGGCGGCCTTCAACACCGCCGTGGGAAGCGGGAACTGTGCGGCTTATCAAACGCCGTATTGGAATTCTGTTTCAGGATCTTTTCAATGTCAGTCGATCAATGTTTCGGTCGCCGGTGACGTGAGCGGAAGCATTGGAGCTGTCAGCGTGAATAAGATCAAAGGCGTGGATGTTGATACAACGGGTTTAACTGCGGGCCAGGTGTTGAAGTATGACGGAACGAAGTGGGCCCCCGCGAGTGATTCGAATGCAGGCGGGACCGTTACGAATATTGCGACAGGCACAGGTTTGAATGGTGGCCCGATTACTTCGACGGGTACTATTTCTCTTGCGAACACGGCAGTGTCTGCCGGATCTTATACGCGTGCGAATATCACCGTCGATGCTCAAGGTCGTTTGACAGCCGCCGCTAACGGAGCCGCAGTGAATCTTGCAACGGATGTCACGGGGACTTTGCCGATTGCAAATGGCGGCACGGGACAAACAACAGCGGTGGCGGCGTTTAATGCGCTTTCTCCTTTGACGGCAAAAGGGGATGTTGTTGTTAACGACGGAACGAATGATATTCGTCTTGCCGTAGGTACGAATGGCCAAGTTCTTTCTGCGAATTCAGCGCAGCCTTCGGGACTTCAATGGGTGACACCGACAAATGGAACTGTGACGAATGTCACGGGAACGGCTCCGATCGTTGTTGCAACAGGATCGTCGACACCTGCGATTTCAATTACTGATGCATCGACCTCTGCAAAAGGAGCGGTGCAAGTCGGAGCTGGTATCGCGGTTTCATCTGGAACTATCAGCGCGGATCCTGCGAACTTTCCTTCCGCTGTTCCTGTGAGTAAAGGCGGTACGGGCGTAACATCGCTGACCGCAAATCGTCTTATCGCTTCGAACGGGACGGGCGCGGCTTTGACAACATTTAGCTGCGCGGTCGGACAGCTTGTCAGTTTCGATGCGACGGGATTGATGACCTGTTCGTCATTCACGACCGGCTCGGTTTTCCTGAATGGAGGAAACAGTTTCGGAGCCGCAGCGACATTGGGAACGAACGATGCTTACAATCTCGCTTTTGAAACGGGCAATACCGAACGCATGACAATCAAGAGCGATGGGAACGTCGGTATCGGTGTGACAAATCCCACGGCGAATTTACATGTTTCAGGGGCGAGCGCGGTGGCGCGTGTTTCGGCCAGTGGTTTAAACGAAGACGCAACTCTACAAATCAATAATGGCGCTGAAAATACGGGCTTTGCGCTGACTCGTTCAGACACGAACAATGCTTTGCAAATCAACTATGAGTCACCGATTGGCACCGTTTCGAAACAAGCGATGTCCATTGCGAGTACGGGATATGTGGGTATTGGAACTTCGACGCCAACTTCGGGTCTGACCTTGGTGAACAATGCTGTGGGCGACGCGAATGATGATATCAATATTCAGACCTATTCCGACACGAATACGCCATCATTGATCTTAACAAGATACCGTGGCAACGCGACGACACCGACGCCCCTGGCTTTAGGAAATATCGGAAGTCTTTTGGTTCGCGGTTACAATGGTTCGGCTCTTATGGAAGCGGGAAGTATTCGTTTCGCGGCAGAGGAAGCCTGGAACGCCACGACGACAACCAACAATGCCGCTTTGACTTTCCATAGTGCTACGGATGGAAGTTCGACGGAAAAAATGCGAATCGCTTCTAGTGGAAACGTCGGTATTGGTCTCACCGCGCCTTTAGCCACTTTGCATGTCGGCGGCAATATAAAGCTGGGCCCTGTTAATCCCGCAAATACCGGGACACTGCCAAACTACGGAAACTTTCTGTATTTCCACGGCGGACCCGCGCCCGCAACTTCAGACAGTGATGTCACCGATCCTCTTTGGATGGCTCGTTATAATATTGCGGCCGATCAATCCGAGCTGCGTGTGAATTTCTCGGATAACAATCAAGTTCAGGATGCTTTCTCTGTTGGTTACACGAGTGCTGGCGTTTTCAATCAATTGCTGCGTGTGCAAGGTGATGGTAAGGTGGGAATTGGTGATGCGACTCCCTCATTCAAACTCGATGTTGCCGGGGAAATCGCCGCTCGTAATGGTCCGGGCACTGTGATTTACATGGGCGGTGACGCAAGTGCGGATCTTGAAATCGGAACGACAAGCACGGCGCAGAACTCGCTTGTATTTTACAATCGTGGTGGTGGTTACGCGATGGACATTCAAGCACGTAATATTACGTATGCGGGATCACTCAATCCTTCGGATCGCCGTTTGAAGAAAGACATTCAGCCTTTGCATTTTTCCCTCGAAAAAATCTTGAAAGTCGAAGGGGTGAGTTACTACTGGAAAGAGCCGCTCCAGTATTCCGAAGGCTTGCAACGCGGAGTGATCGCTCAACAAGTGGAAGAGATTTATCCTGATCTTGTAAAGACGGATAAAAAGGGTCTGAAAAAAGTGAACTACTTGGGCTTTATTTCGCCGATGATTGAAGCGCTCAAAGAATTTTATGCTCTTTGGTACAACGACAGCCAAGAGTTGCACAAAGAACTGGACGAACAAAAAAGAAAAATGGCTTCACTTGAAGAGACGAATAAAAAATTAGAAGAGCAGAATAAAGCCTTGGAAAAACGCCTGCAAATAATTGAATCCAAGCTCGGAAAGTAA
- a CDS encoding glycosyltransferase family 4 protein: MLNKPRLPETLNICLTSHRFPILSRATDHGFLWPIARGLAKEGHKVTVLAASSPLKKPEVVRDGVRVFFLHEGAKNLSHMSFQMAVRQRFMQLHKEDPFHLVHSIDKSGYRIGSRKDDLKVAVAYDVEATQMSQLFAIRAMKQDTLGSMLSTAIATTYKFLTTYYGGDRRLLSTADGIFVTNPEQRIILERYYLYPDFHTYTVPYGIELGDLTPKEKSYELRKKLGIPENAHVAVTLSDMTQAQELTPLLKAFEKVAIKKPNSYLIVIGNGPKFKDIEYQVLNHALGNRVVMPGAVPAAEIEDYIVLGDVFINMGSRTTGFEPTTLEAMAQKKVVLGSEVSPIANIIEDGRDGFLLRPADVDSMSNLLVEIFSGTMPADEIGDRARQKVVDLFDTPKMVQATLDAYRKILINTGLYKKH, translated from the coding sequence ATGCTCAACAAACCTCGTTTGCCTGAAACCTTAAATATCTGTCTGACTTCGCATCGTTTTCCGATTTTAAGTCGAGCGACAGATCATGGTTTTTTATGGCCTATCGCCCGAGGTCTCGCTAAAGAAGGCCATAAGGTCACTGTTTTAGCGGCAAGTTCTCCTCTTAAAAAACCCGAAGTGGTGCGCGATGGTGTTCGCGTGTTCTTCTTGCATGAAGGCGCTAAAAACCTTTCGCACATGAGCTTTCAAATGGCGGTTCGCCAACGCTTCATGCAGCTTCATAAAGAAGATCCGTTTCATTTGGTTCATAGCATTGATAAATCAGGTTACCGCATTGGCAGCCGCAAAGACGATTTGAAAGTCGCCGTGGCCTATGACGTTGAAGCGACTCAGATGTCTCAGCTTTTTGCGATCCGAGCGATGAAACAGGACACGTTGGGAAGCATGCTTTCAACAGCTATCGCGACGACTTATAAATTCCTTACGACGTACTATGGCGGCGATCGCCGTTTACTTTCTACGGCCGATGGAATTTTCGTCACGAATCCCGAGCAAAGAATTATTCTGGAAAGATATTATCTCTATCCGGATTTCCACACCTACACCGTTCCCTATGGAATCGAACTGGGTGACCTGACGCCGAAAGAAAAGTCTTACGAGCTTCGTAAAAAATTGGGAATTCCTGAAAATGCCCATGTCGCGGTGACTTTGTCAGACATGACGCAAGCCCAAGAATTAACACCTCTTTTAAAGGCCTTCGAAAAGGTCGCGATTAAAAAGCCCAACAGCTATTTAATCGTCATCGGCAATGGTCCCAAATTTAAAGACATCGAGTACCAGGTTTTGAATCACGCTTTAGGAAATCGCGTGGTCATGCCGGGGGCCGTTCCTGCCGCTGAGATCGAAGACTACATTGTTTTAGGTGACGTTTTCATCAACATGGGGTCTAGAACGACAGGCTTTGAACCGACGACTTTAGAGGCCATGGCGCAAAAAAAGGTGGTTTTGGGTTCAGAAGTGTCCCCGATTGCCAACATTATTGAAGATGGTCGCGATGGATTTTTACTTCGCCCTGCTGATGTGGACTCCATGAGTAATCTTTTGGTCGAAATTTTCTCTGGAACCATGCCTGCTGACGAGATCGGCGATCGAGCACGCCAAAAAGTAGTCGACCTTTTTGACACGCCTAAAATGGTCCAGGCGACGCTTGATGCCTATCGTAAAATCCTGATCAATACGGGTCTGTATAAGAAGCATTGA
- a CDS encoding NAD(P)/FAD-dependent oxidoreductase has translation MQKEFDVLIVGAGIIGTSIGAELSRRGAKVGVIDKGTVGRGCSYGNAGWMTPCFAMPLPMPGMLLKSMKWLLDPASPLYIKPSLSLDLASWLFQFMKAMNETQARRAVDALVVLSQKSLTEYEKLGQKYPEIFFQQKGLLMVSKTEAGVSAAVEELNYVKNLGVPGKVLNSDDIRQMEPALKSPLLGGVYFEKEAMAEPYQVVQALAKEIRAHGGEILENCTLQDLPVSGNKIEKVVTSLGEIKAKQVVMATGSWSKSMARMMRLRVPVLGGKGYAMIVPPLETQPQYPMMLVEKKIAITPRQNSLRIAGTLELVDQDFSITPKRVDNIKKGAREFLHLPEELQVQELWAGLRPCTPDGVPLVGYHDRISNLMLALGHQMLGLQSGTGTGLLVSDLIEGKTPFVDMKVLDANRF, from the coding sequence ATGCAAAAAGAGTTCGATGTATTGATTGTTGGGGCAGGGATTATTGGGACGTCTATCGGCGCAGAGCTTTCTCGTCGTGGCGCCAAAGTCGGTGTGATTGATAAAGGCACGGTAGGACGCGGGTGTTCTTACGGAAACGCGGGTTGGATGACACCGTGTTTTGCAATGCCACTTCCGATGCCGGGAATGCTTTTAAAATCGATGAAGTGGTTGCTGGATCCCGCAAGCCCCTTGTACATCAAACCTTCTTTGTCTTTGGATTTGGCCTCTTGGCTTTTCCAATTCATGAAAGCGATGAACGAAACGCAAGCTCGCCGCGCGGTGGATGCCTTGGTCGTATTGTCGCAAAAAAGTCTGACGGAATATGAAAAACTAGGACAGAAATATCCCGAGATCTTTTTCCAACAAAAAGGTCTTTTGATGGTTTCTAAGACGGAAGCCGGCGTTTCCGCCGCGGTCGAAGAATTAAACTACGTGAAGAACTTAGGGGTTCCCGGAAAGGTTTTAAACTCAGATGACATTCGTCAGATGGAGCCAGCTTTAAAGTCACCACTTTTAGGTGGCGTCTATTTCGAAAAAGAAGCGATGGCAGAGCCCTATCAAGTGGTCCAAGCTTTGGCGAAAGAGATTCGCGCGCACGGTGGAGAAATTTTAGAAAACTGTACGCTTCAAGATCTTCCCGTCAGCGGAAATAAGATTGAAAAAGTCGTTACTTCGCTAGGTGAAATCAAAGCCAAACAAGTCGTTATGGCGACAGGCAGCTGGTCTAAATCGATGGCCCGCATGATGCGTCTACGGGTTCCGGTTTTAGGTGGCAAAGGCTACGCAATGATTGTTCCACCTTTGGAAACTCAACCACAATATCCGATGATGTTGGTCGAGAAAAAAATCGCGATCACTCCCCGTCAGAATTCACTGCGCATTGCTGGAACTTTAGAACTTGTGGATCAAGATTTTTCTATTACTCCCAAACGTGTCGATAATATTAAAAAAGGGGCGCGTGAATTCTTGCATTTGCCCGAAGAGCTTCAAGTTCAAGAGTTGTGGGCGGGGCTTCGCCCTTGCACACCTGATGGAGTTCCTTTAGTTGGCTATCACGACAGGATATCAAACCTGATGCTGGCTTTAGGTCACCAAATGTTAGGACTTCAAAGTGGCACCGGCACAGGTCTTCTGGTTTCTGATCTTATCGAAGGCAAAACACCTTTTGTGGATATGAAAGTTCTAGACGCCAATCGTTTCTAA
- a CDS encoding HU family DNA-binding protein — MTKADLINLISEKAGITRVKAETVVNTIFDSMVEALMRDDRIEIRGFGSFVNRQYGAYKGRNPRTGEIINVEEKKLPFFKVGKELKEDINNGPKKG; from the coding sequence ATGACAAAAGCGGATTTGATTAATTTGATTTCTGAAAAAGCGGGTATCACCCGTGTTAAAGCCGAGACGGTTGTGAACACCATTTTTGACTCTATGGTTGAAGCATTGATGCGTGATGACCGTATTGAAATCCGTGGTTTTGGTTCATTTGTGAATCGCCAATATGGGGCCTATAAAGGACGCAATCCGCGCACAGGTGAAATCATCAACGTGGAAGAAAAGAAACTTCCGTTCTTTAAAGTCGGAAAAGAACTCAAAGAAGATATCAATAACGGGCCTAAAAAAGGCTAA
- a CDS encoding alpha/beta hydrolase, with translation MLRSCFSLLGVAIFALPVFANSPQRAFMEQFNSSRIEFPSETAPILTDASGQYPEPLNFVFNNIVSWIPRGEPKLFSAMCNPDVWGQRLKDPRLKNSLQLQGALIQKYFQDCRAELETGDNSYFANMSMLTMKYDPFGHPFLRRVVLNLPGNVKLKGLLGLKGDFKRRPLVVIRLGIFANSEDFKAERAWMMMLFEQSPFNVLLLENMSSGQFVANNNQFSFGGYDEGIQNILLAKLLNDNNEPLSQLVDSVHFFGISLGGHGVLFASLLNKFNSSSRPLIQSFTALCPVVDLNATMLSLTNSGVKSAFVDLWGRQRLSALGTKMPALVSYESFSFLSTAITEVARTYKGGLSYISSVKLPPGMKDGPDFWELNNFWKFYKNVEQPVLIYATEQDPAVPFNINSQRLQNKDIKVDSKNIRVVDLPQGIHCSLPITYDWVALTTLLQSQILSHSPNFKMVEKSLSIELTDDEWKGFFDKGSSVKFTVEEPGKKSGFATVELELENAAGKEKTMNLSLPLSQFDFRFLNKELSASEQEMIVRWLNQNLRFTLDTTTGKAILKASWPVAQ, from the coding sequence ATGCTTCGGTCTTGTTTTAGTCTTCTTGGTGTCGCTATTTTCGCCCTTCCGGTCTTTGCCAATAGTCCGCAACGCGCTTTCATGGAGCAGTTCAATAGCTCACGCATTGAATTCCCCTCCGAAACCGCGCCGATTCTGACTGACGCATCTGGGCAGTATCCTGAACCTCTGAATTTTGTCTTTAACAACATTGTGAGTTGGATCCCTCGCGGGGAACCAAAGCTCTTTAGTGCCATGTGCAATCCGGATGTTTGGGGGCAGCGTCTGAAGGATCCACGCCTGAAAAACTCCTTGCAGCTGCAAGGAGCGTTGATTCAGAAGTACTTTCAAGATTGCCGCGCCGAGCTTGAGACGGGTGACAATAGTTATTTCGCAAACATGAGCATGCTAACGATGAAGTACGATCCGTTCGGGCATCCGTTTCTTCGCCGTGTGGTTTTAAATCTGCCGGGCAATGTGAAGCTCAAAGGTCTTTTGGGTTTAAAAGGGGATTTTAAAAGACGTCCGTTGGTGGTTATTCGTTTAGGGATTTTTGCTAACAGTGAGGATTTCAAGGCGGAGCGTGCTTGGATGATGATGCTTTTTGAACAGTCTCCATTCAATGTTCTTCTGCTGGAAAACATGTCCAGTGGTCAGTTTGTCGCCAATAACAATCAGTTCTCGTTCGGTGGTTACGACGAAGGCATTCAGAATATTTTGCTCGCGAAACTTTTGAACGACAATAACGAGCCTTTGTCCCAACTTGTAGATTCAGTTCATTTCTTTGGTATCAGCTTGGGTGGGCACGGCGTTTTGTTCGCATCGCTTTTGAATAAGTTCAATTCGTCATCACGTCCATTGATTCAAAGTTTTACGGCACTGTGCCCGGTTGTTGATTTGAATGCGACAATGCTCAGTCTAACAAACAGTGGGGTGAAATCGGCGTTTGTAGACCTGTGGGGACGCCAGCGTTTGAGCGCTTTGGGTACGAAGATGCCGGCTCTGGTCAGCTACGAAAGCTTTTCCTTTTTATCCACCGCGATCACTGAGGTGGCGCGCACTTACAAAGGCGGGTTGTCTTATATTTCGAGTGTGAAGCTTCCGCCAGGAATGAAGGATGGACCGGATTTTTGGGAACTCAATAACTTCTGGAAATTTTATAAAAATGTCGAGCAGCCCGTATTGATCTATGCCACCGAACAGGACCCAGCAGTGCCGTTCAATATCAATTCTCAACGTCTTCAAAATAAAGACATTAAAGTCGACAGTAAAAATATTCGTGTGGTGGATTTGCCTCAAGGGATTCATTGCTCGTTGCCAATCACCTATGACTGGGTGGCTTTAACGACACTTCTTCAGTCGCAGATTCTTTCGCATTCGCCGAACTTTAAGATGGTGGAAAAATCTCTTTCTATCGAATTGACGGATGATGAATGGAAGGGCTTTTTCGACAAGGGTTCTTCCGTGAAATTCACGGTGGAAGAACCCGGTAAAAAATCGGGATTTGCAACTGTCGAGCTTGAGCTTGAAAATGCCGCTGGCAAAGAAAAGACGATGAATTTAAGTCTGCCGCTTTCTCAATTTGATTTCCGCTTTCTGAATAAAGAATTGAGTGCGTCAGAACAGGAAATGATTGTGCGTTGGTTGAATCAAAATCTGCGCTTTACTTTGGATACGACAACGGGAAAAGCAATTCTTAAAGCTTCTTGGCCGGTGGCTCAATAG
- a CDS encoding quinone-dependent dihydroorotate dehydrogenase encodes MKPWMLLPPQWAHDLSSWGLPLYSLIHGRKTPEWKSFTWRDLHFKNPLGIAGGVDKNAEHLKEWWSLGCGFVEVGTVTPLPQTPNPGKILDRDVKLQAMWNKMGFPSEGAEETFYNLTYYAPNYRTPIFVNIGKNRYTPNNQAVLDYLFLVDKFRPFADAFVVNISSPNTKGLRELQNKENLRSLIGPIVDRVSHFEPTPVLVKLSPDMGDEALAETVLNCQDLGVDGFVLTNTTLSRPAGCHFPEEGGLSGAPLKDLSQRALKVAVESLGKKREGLLLVSVGGILTPEDVFERLQMGADLVQIYSALVFHGPNFFHDVARRYNDGR; translated from the coding sequence ATGAAGCCTTGGATGCTCTTACCACCCCAATGGGCTCACGACCTGAGCTCTTGGGGCTTACCTCTCTACTCTTTGATTCACGGAAGAAAAACGCCCGAATGGAAAAGCTTCACCTGGCGTGATCTTCATTTTAAAAATCCTCTGGGCATTGCTGGCGGCGTAGATAAAAACGCAGAACACCTGAAAGAATGGTGGTCGTTGGGCTGTGGTTTCGTCGAGGTGGGGACAGTGACTCCTCTTCCCCAAACACCGAATCCCGGTAAAATTTTAGACCGCGATGTGAAGCTTCAGGCGATGTGGAATAAGATGGGTTTTCCAAGCGAAGGTGCGGAAGAGACTTTCTATAACCTGACTTATTATGCTCCAAACTATCGCACGCCGATCTTTGTGAACATCGGGAAGAACCGTTACACTCCCAACAACCAAGCGGTTTTGGATTATCTGTTTTTAGTAGATAAATTTCGTCCATTTGCAGATGCTTTTGTTGTGAATATCTCGAGCCCCAATACAAAGGGTCTTCGAGAACTTCAGAATAAAGAAAATCTGCGCTCTTTAATCGGGCCTATCGTCGACCGTGTTTCCCATTTTGAACCTACTCCCGTGCTAGTGAAACTGTCACCGGATATGGGGGATGAGGCTTTGGCCGAAACAGTTTTGAATTGTCAGGATTTGGGTGTCGATGGCTTTGTGCTAACAAACACGACTCTTTCCCGTCCTGCCGGCTGTCACTTCCCTGAAGAAGGGGGCCTTTCAGGCGCACCTTTAAAAGATCTGTCTCAACGCGCTTTGAAAGTGGCTGTTGAAAGTTTAGGCAAAAAGCGCGAAGGTCTGCTTTTGGTCAGCGTTGGGGGCATTTTAACTCCGGAAGATGTCTTTGAAAGATTGCAAATGGGCGCAGATCTTGTTCAAATTTATAGTGCACTTGTGTTTCATGGACCGAACTTTTTCCATGATGTAGCTAGAAGGTATAATGACGGACGATAG
- a CDS encoding Glu/Leu/Phe/Val family dehydrogenase, which produces MEHKIEPLYDGPLFRNAIQTLEEAAKIINCDPNVLERLKRPRRAITVSVPVRMDDYSVKVFTGYRVQYSPTLGPYKGGIRYHQNVDLSEVVGLAALMTFKNSVLGLPLGGAKGGITVDPTKLSRTEKQNLTRRYASEIGPFVGPTKDIPAPDVGTDPQTMAWFMDTYSQEQGGFAQPGVVTGKPVEIGGSLGRNHATGLGVVYVAEKAFEVCGMKMNGASIAIQGFGNVGSFAAKFAHERGARIVAVSDVSGGIYNGDGLDIPEVMEYVKAHKFLKGYPKAQPISNEELLEVKCDALFPCALENQIDTHNAEKIQAKIICEGANGPVTNAATKILHKRGVFIAPDVIANGGGVIVSYFEWVQDIMSFFWDEEEVNGRLKGIITKAFDKGYALSKEKNIDMRSAAMAVSVQRLEKAMLLRGLYPR; this is translated from the coding sequence ATGGAACACAAGATAGAGCCCCTTTATGATGGGCCTCTTTTCAGAAACGCCATTCAAACTCTCGAAGAAGCGGCAAAAATTATCAACTGTGACCCTAACGTACTAGAGCGCTTGAAACGTCCTCGTCGCGCGATCACAGTTTCCGTTCCCGTTCGCATGGACGACTACAGCGTAAAAGTTTTCACTGGGTACCGCGTTCAGTACTCTCCGACTTTGGGCCCTTACAAGGGTGGTATCCGCTATCATCAAAACGTAGACCTTTCTGAAGTTGTCGGCCTTGCGGCTTTGATGACTTTCAAAAACTCGGTATTAGGTCTTCCTTTGGGTGGTGCAAAAGGTGGTATCACTGTTGATCCAACAAAACTTTCTCGCACTGAAAAACAAAATCTGACTCGTCGTTATGCTTCTGAAATTGGGCCTTTCGTAGGACCCACTAAAGACATCCCTGCTCCAGACGTGGGAACTGATCCCCAAACAATGGCTTGGTTCATGGACACTTACTCTCAAGAGCAAGGTGGCTTCGCACAACCTGGCGTTGTGACGGGTAAACCTGTTGAGATCGGTGGATCTTTGGGTCGCAACCACGCAACAGGTTTGGGTGTGGTTTATGTCGCTGAAAAAGCTTTCGAAGTGTGCGGCATGAAAATGAATGGTGCCTCTATCGCAATTCAAGGCTTCGGTAACGTAGGTTCTTTCGCGGCGAAGTTCGCTCACGAACGTGGCGCTCGCATCGTGGCTGTATCTGACGTTTCTGGTGGTATCTACAACGGCGATGGCCTTGATATCCCTGAAGTGATGGAATACGTAAAAGCTCACAAGTTCTTGAAGGGCTATCCAAAAGCTCAACCTATCAGCAATGAAGAATTGCTTGAGGTGAAGTGTGATGCTCTCTTCCCTTGCGCTCTTGAAAACCAAATCGACACTCACAATGCAGAAAAAATCCAAGCGAAAATCATCTGTGAAGGTGCCAACGGTCCTGTAACAAATGCAGCGACAAAAATCCTTCATAAGCGCGGTGTCTTCATCGCTCCAGACGTGATCGCGAACGGTGGCGGTGTGATCGTTTCTTACTTCGAATGGGTTCAAGACATCATGTCGTTCTTCTGGGACGAAGAAGAAGTGAATGGCCGTTTGAAAGGTATCATCACAAAAGCTTTCGACAAAGGTTACGCTCTTTCTAAAGAGAAAAACATTGATATGAGATCTGCTGCCATGGCGGTTTCTGTTCAACGTCTTGAAAAAGCGATGCTTCTAAGAGGCCTATATCCTAGATGA